The segment GAGTTCGCTGAGCACGTCGTCGGTGGGGTTCACGCGCTTGGCGGCCACCAGTTGGGCGAGGTAGTCCTGGGTCGCGGTGTAGGCCGCCATCAGGTCCTCGTCGTTCGTCTCCCCGTTCATGAACTTGTCGATCTGCTCCTGGAAGGATTCCCGGTCCTCGTAGGGCACCCCGAGCAGTTCGCAGATGATGATGGTGGGGATGGGCTTGGCGAACGCGGTCACGAGGTCCGCCGTGGGCCCGGTCTCCTCCATGGCGTCGAGGCAGTCGGTGGTGATCTGCTCGATGCGCTCGGTGAGGAGTCGCATGCGACGTGCGGTGAACTTGCCCACCAGCGGCTTCCGGTAGCGGCTGTGCTCCGGTTCGTCCATGAGGAGGAACTCGCCGGGCGGGGCCGGCGGGATCTCGAAGTCGACGACGTTCAGGAGGTCTTTGCGCGAGCTGAACCTCGAGTCGGCGAGGACCGACCTGACCAGGTCGTATCCGGTGATCAGCCAACCGGGTCTGCCGCCGGGGTGGGTGTAGCGGCTGATGGGGCCGTGCCGGCGGGCGTCGGTCAGCTCCGACGGAGGGTCGAAGGGACAGCCGGGCCGACGCTCCGCCGGCAGCGTCGTGACGGTGTGGACGGATTCGCTCATGACCATTCCTCATCTCGCGACATCACGTGTTTGACGCTTACCGAAAGCTACGTTGCGTTCTGAGTGAACGTCAATCACCAGATACGCGTTTCCCCAGCTCAAAGGCCATGAATTGATGCAATGACACTGCCCTCGAACGCAATGATCCGTTGCAATGGATGAGGGCGAAGGCAATACTGACGGCATGCCAGGAGGACGATTGACCCAGCAGGACCGCACGCGCATCGCGGCCGGACTCGCCGACGGGCTCTCCTACGCCGAGATCGCGAGGCGGCTCGACCGGTCGACCTCGACGATCAGCCGGGAGATCGGACGCAACGGCGGACCCGGCGGCTACCTGCCCCAACAGGCGCACCGGGCAACGGTCCGGCGAGCGCGGCGTGACGCTCCGGCACCCGCGCACACGGCCGGAGCGCCGGGCGTCACCGTCGCAGCGGAGGAGATCATCGAACTGGCGGTCAGATCGGGGCTGCCGAGGATGACGGCGCGCGTCCACGTCGACCTGTTGCTGTCCGAGGACGGCAGGCGCACCGCGGCGGAACTGACCAGCCGGCTGAAGGTCAGCCCGGCCTCCGTCTCCGTGGCCGTGAACTACCTGGTCCGGCACGGATATGTACGGCGCGAGCGGGACCCG is part of the Streptomyces sp. NBC_00250 genome and harbors:
- a CDS encoding cytochrome P450, translated to MSESVHTVTTLPAERRPGCPFDPPSELTDARRHGPISRYTHPGGRPGWLITGYDLVRSVLADSRFSSRKDLLNVVDFEIPPAPPGEFLLMDEPEHSRYRKPLVGKFTARRMRLLTERIEQITTDCLDAMEETGPTADLVTAFAKPIPTIIICELLGVPYEDRESFQEQIDKFMNGETNDEDLMAAYTATQDYLAQLVAAKRVNPTDDVLSELTDSDLTDEELQGIALILLAAGFDTTANMLSLGTFALLRHPEQLAELRADPALIDQAVEELLRYLSVAKTFMRTALVDVEVGGQIVEAGTTVVLSYNTANRDPERFTDPQVLDLHRQDGGHLAFGHGVHLCLGQQLARIEMRIAFSALLDRFPTLRLAVPAEEVGLRPESADIYGVKSLPVTWDV
- a CDS encoding helix-turn-helix domain-containing protein, whose protein sequence is MPGGRLTQQDRTRIAAGLADGLSYAEIARRLDRSTSTISREIGRNGGPGGYLPQQAHRATVRRARRDAPAPAHTAGAPGVTVAAEEIIELAVRSGLPRMTARVHVDLLLSEDGRRTAAELTSRLKVSPASVSVAVNYLVRHGYVRRERDPQRRRDIYVVDDDAWYHSIAISSRQTLESARAAMTAAETLGPTTPVGRRLARGGTFLERVVQDMLESADRWRGLLT